A single genomic interval of Electrophorus electricus isolate fEleEle1 chromosome 4, fEleEle1.pri, whole genome shotgun sequence harbors:
- the chrna3 gene encoding neuronal acetylcholine receptor subunit alpha-3 isoform X2 codes for METNLWLRHIWNDYKLRWDPRAFGGVEFIRVPSNRIWKPDIVLYNNAVGDFQVDDKTKALLRYNGDVTWIPPAIFKSSCKIDVTYFPFDYQNCTMKFGSWTYDKAKIDLVLIGTTINLKDFWESGEWMIIDAPGYKHDIKYNCCEEIYTDITYSLYIRRLPLFYTINMIIPCLLISFLTVLVFYLPSDCGEKVTLCISVLLSLTVFLLVITETIPSTSLVIPLIGEYLLFTMIFVTLSIVITVFVLNVHYRTPKTHTMPHWVRSVFLGLLPRVMFMTRPERDHERHTGSRGPAQSCVLRNPAYFPQHLIKQQSLPGALPPRTPLFLSTELNILGQVAKVGSSFPCQEGRCNCCLRQCSSKLPTDRRAGNAGAGVGSLGAVSGTVGEQSPCSSSESLDGGLLTLSALSPEIQEAIESVKYIAKNMKLQNEAKEVQDDWKYVAMVIDRIFLWVFILVCILGTAGLFLQPLLLGEDM; via the exons ATGGAGACCAATTTGTGGCTACGGCAC ATATGGAATGACTACAAACTCAGATGGGATCCCAGAGCTTTTGGAGGGGTAGAATTTATTCGTGTGCCTTCCAACAGGATTTGGAAGCCAGATATTGTGTTGTACAACAA TGCAGTGGGAGACTTCCAGGTGGATGATAAAACCAAAGCTCTTCTTCGCTACAATGGAGATGTGACATGGATCCCACCAGCCATCTTCAAAAGCTCCTGCAAGATCGATGTTACCTACTTTCCCTTTGACTACCAGAACTGTACCATGAAGTTTGGGTCATGGACTTATGACAAGGCCAAGATTGATCTGGTACTGATAGGTACTACGATCAACCTGAAGGATTTCTGGGAGAGTGGGGAGTGGATGATTATCGATGCTCCAGGCTACAAGCATGACATCAAATACAACTGTTGTGAGGAGATCTACACCGACATCACCTACTCTCTCTATATCCGTCGCCTGCCTCTTTTCTACACCATCAACATGATCATCCCCTGCCTACTCATTTCCTTCTTGACGGTCTTGGTGTTCTACCTGCCATCGGACTGTGGCGAGAAAGTGACGCTCTGCATCTCCGTCctgctctccctcactgtcttcCTCCTGGTCATCACCGAGACCATCCCTTCTACCTCCCTCGTCATCCCGCTGATCGGCGAGTACCTCCTCTTCACCATGATCTTCGTCACCCTCTCCATCGTCATCACAGTGTTTGTGCTCAATGTGCATTACCGAACGCCTAAAACCCACACCATGCCGCACTGGGTGCGCAGTGTGTTCCTTGGCCTCCTCCCCAGGGTCATGTTCATGACCAGGCCAGAGAGAGATCATGAGAGGCACACAGGCTCCAGAGGCCCAGCTCAGTCCTGCGTCCTGCGCAATCCTGCCTACTTCCCCCAGCATCTCATCAAACAGCAGAGCCTTCCGGGGGCCCTGCCGCCACGCACTCCCCTCTTCCTCAGCACAGAACTGAATATCCTAGGTCAGGTTGCTAAGGTGGGCTCGAGTTTCCCGTGCCAAGAGGGGAGGTGTAACTGCTGCTTGAGGCAATGCTCCAGCAAACTGCCCACAGACAGACGTGCAGGCAATGCAGGGGCAGGGGTGGGAAGTCTGGGAGCCGTCAGTGGGACGGTGGGGGAACAAAGCCCTTGTTCAAGCTCAGAGTCTTTGGATGGGGGACTTTTGACTCTCTCTGCACTCTCACCAGAGATCCAGGAAGCTATAGAAAGTGTTAAGTATATTGCAAAGAATATGAAGCTACAGAATGAAGCCAAAGAG GTCCAGGATGATTGGAAatatgttgccatggtgatcgACAGAATTTTTCTGTGGGTTTTCATTCTGGTGTGCATTCTGGGTACAGCTGGACTCTTTCTGCAGCCCCTCCTTCTTGGGGAAGACATGTGA
- the chrna5 gene encoding neuronal acetylcholine receptor subunit alpha-5 codes for MPPAHSTRSGLILLACCCLLCSTVAPPKLSSYAKTEDKLFKHLFFNYQKWVRPVEDLNATIRVKFGLAISQLVDVDEKNQLMTTNVWMKQEWVDMKLRWNPQHYLGITSIRVPSDSIWIPDIVLYDNADGHFEATVTKAVVKYDGTISWTPPANYKSTCTIDVTFFPFDLQNCSMKFGSWTYDGTQVDILLEDIHVDKRDYFDNGEWEIITATGSRGLRMDGTCSYPFITYSFIIQRLPLFYTLFLIVPCIGLSFLTVLVFYLPSNCGEKISLCTSVLVSLTVFLLVIEEIIPSSSKVIPLIGEYLVFTMIFVTLSIVITVFAINIHHRSSSTHHGMAPWVRRIFLHRLPKLLCMRSHVDRYATTGGSQRAGQSRGPVGFSCGKGLTRETTSLHSSRHNLQAALDSIRYITLHVVKENEVREVVQDWKFVAQVLDRMFLWTFLLVSVLDYASSLALWYLHFSACRHRTWISLSAPYACCLEFVVDKGGLLCLRCTAHSCLSHY; via the exons ATGCCGCCAGCTCACAGCACACGCTCCGGACTGATTCTTCTAGCCTGCTGCTGTCTCCTGTGCTCCACAGTAG CTCCCCCCAAACTATCTTCATATGCCAAAACTGAAGACAAGCTGTTCAAGCATTTGTTCTTTAACTACCAGAAGTGGGTGAGACCAGTGGAAGATCTCAATGCAACAATACGGGTCAAATTTGGACTGGCCATATCTCAGCTGGTGGATGTG GATGAGAAGAACCAACTGATGACCACCAATGTGTGGATGAAGCAG gAATGGGTTGATATGAAGCTGCGATGGAATCCACAACACTACTTGGGCATCACATCTATCAGAGTGCCATCTGACTCTATCTGGATCCCAGACATTGTGCTTTATGACAA TGCAGATGGGCATTTTGAGGCCACTGTCACTAAAGCTGTGGTGAAGTACGATGGCACTATCTCCTGGACACCTCCCGCGAACTACAAATCCACCTGCACTATAGATGTTACCTTCTTCCCCTTTGATCTTCAGAACTGCTCTATGAAATTTGGCTCCTGGACCTATGATGGCACACAG GTGGACATTCTCTTGGAGGACATCCATGTGGATAAGCGCGACTACTTTGACAATGGCGAGTGGGAGATTATAACAGCTACGGGCAGCCGGGGCTTAAGGATGGACGGCACCTGCTCCTATCCCTTCATAACTTACTCCTTCATCATCCAACgtctccctctcttttacaCCCTCTTCCTTATCGTTCCCTGCATCGGCCTGTCCTTCTTAACCGTGCTGGTCTTCTACCTGCCCTCGAACTGTGGAGAGAAAATCTCACTGTGTACCTCTGTTCTCGTCTCACTCACTGTATTTCTCTTGGTGATTGAGGAGATCATCCCCTCCTCCTCCAAG GTGATCCCACTCATTGGGGAGTATTTGGTCTTCACCATGATCTTCGTCACACTCTCAATCGTCATCACAGTCTTTGCCATCAATATTCACCACCGCTCGTCGTCCACGCACCACGGGATGGCGCCCTGGGTCCGTCGCATCTTCCTGCACAGGCTGCCGAAGCTACTGTGTATGCGCAGCCATGTCGATCGCTATGCCACCACCGGAGGGAGCCAGAGAGCGGGGCAGAGCAGAGGTCCTGTGGGGTTCAGCTGTGGGAAGGGTTTGACTCGAGAGACCACGTCTCTTCACAGCTCAAGACACAACCTGCAAGCGGCACTGGACTCCATTCGTTACATCACTCTCCATGTTGTCAAGGAGAATGAAGTCAGAGAG GTTGTTCAGGACTGGAAGTTTGTGGCTCAAGTGCTTGACCGCATGTTCCTGTGGACCTTCCTCTTGGTGTCTGTGCTAG ACTACGCCTCCAGTCTAGCCCTCTGGTACCTACACTTCTCTGCCTGCCGACACCGTACCTGGATCTCCTTGAGCGCACCTTATGCCTGCTGTTTGGAATTTGTTGTGGATAAGGGTGGACTGTTGTGTTTGAGGTGCACTGCGCACTCCTGCCTCTCACACTATTAA